A window of Mucilaginibacter paludis DSM 18603 contains these coding sequences:
- a CDS encoding ATP-binding protein translates to MAFKRSIEDYLNRWKLSTARKPLIIRGARQVGKTTLIRDFAQTYAHAIVLNLEKPADRRYFDDFDDVQTIFEALFLAHNIPSSAITNTLLFIDEIQESPKAIQLLRYFYEEIPALHVISAGSLLEFAMQKVHSFPVGRVEFLYLHPLNFQEYLEATGKQALLQQLRQVPVKAFAHQTLMDAFHRYAIIGGMPEVIKTDVEKHSLSDLRIIYESIWGTYKNDVEKYTSNETERKIIKHLMDTAPLYLDERVKFQGFGNSNYRSREVGEAFRTLDEAKIVRLIYPTTDLHPPLKADLKKAPRLQFLDTGLVNYSLGIQAEMLAMDDLNSAYKGAVIPHLVTQELISIQSISAQTPNFWVREKAQSNAEVDLLCAYGKLVIPIEIKSGSTGSLKSLHQFIEASDHPYAIRMYAGAFKVEQAITPNKKPYLLMNLPYYAGTALLQYIEWFLQQRLETDISE, encoded by the coding sequence ATGGCTTTTAAAAGAAGTATAGAAGATTATCTTAATCGCTGGAAATTAAGCACTGCGCGTAAGCCGCTTATCATAAGAGGCGCACGGCAGGTTGGCAAAACTACGTTAATACGGGATTTTGCCCAAACCTACGCACATGCTATTGTGCTCAACTTAGAAAAGCCAGCAGACCGCCGTTACTTTGACGATTTTGATGATGTGCAAACCATTTTTGAAGCTTTATTTTTAGCACATAATATTCCTTCATCGGCGATCACAAATACTCTTTTATTTATCGATGAAATACAGGAGAGCCCCAAGGCCATCCAGTTGTTACGCTATTTTTATGAAGAAATACCTGCGCTTCATGTCATCAGCGCAGGTTCATTGTTGGAGTTTGCCATGCAGAAAGTGCATAGCTTCCCTGTAGGTCGTGTGGAATTTTTATATCTCCATCCGCTTAATTTTCAGGAATACCTGGAAGCCACCGGAAAGCAGGCGTTGCTGCAACAATTACGACAGGTCCCGGTGAAAGCTTTTGCCCATCAAACGTTAATGGATGCCTTTCATCGCTATGCGATTATCGGAGGTATGCCCGAAGTAATCAAAACAGACGTTGAGAAACATAGCCTTTCAGATTTACGGATTATCTATGAAAGCATTTGGGGTACTTACAAAAATGATGTAGAAAAATACACATCCAACGAGACTGAAAGGAAAATCATTAAACATTTAATGGATACTGCACCGCTGTACTTGGACGAACGTGTAAAATTTCAAGGCTTCGGAAATTCCAATTATAGGTCACGAGAAGTAGGAGAAGCGTTCAGAACCCTGGACGAGGCAAAGATCGTGCGTTTGATCTACCCAACTACAGACCTGCACCCGCCATTGAAGGCTGATTTGAAGAAAGCGCCGCGTTTACAATTCTTAGATACTGGCCTGGTCAATTATTCTTTAGGCATTCAAGCCGAAATGCTGGCAATGGATGATTTAAACAGTGCTTATAAGGGGGCTGTGATACCCCATTTGGTAACGCAGGAACTGATCTCCATCCAAAGTATTTCAGCTCAAACACCGAATTTTTGGGTAAGAGAAAAAGCGCAGTCAAACGCTGAAGTTGATTTATTGTGCGCTTACGGCAAGTTGGTTATTCCCATAGAAATAAAATCGGGCAGTACAGGTAGTTTAAAATCACTCCATCAGTTCATTGAAGCCTCTGATCACCCATATGCTATTCGGATGTACGCAGGAGCGTTCAAAGTAGAGCAAGCTATTACGCCTAATAAAAAACCTTATTTGTTGATGAATCTTCCTTACTATGCCGGCACTGCACTACTCCAATATATTGAATGGTTTTTACAACAGAGACTTGAGACAGACATTTCAGAGTAA
- a CDS encoding helix-turn-helix domain-containing protein: MGALKPAEWPGQALQNLQKSCEVRKMLNISPGTLQNLRINGTLRFTKIGSIMYYKLEDINKVLEGNGK; encoded by the coding sequence ATGGGTGCTCTAAAGCCTGCGGAATGGCCTGGTCAAGCACTCCAGAATCTCCAAAAAAGCTGCGAAGTCAGAAAGATGCTGAATATATCACCCGGCACCTTACAGAACCTGCGCATCAACGGTACTCTACGCTTTACCAAGATTGGCAGCATCATGTATTACAAGTTGGAAGACATTAACAAGGTTTTGGAGGGTAACGGAAAATGA
- a CDS encoding acyltransferase family protein yields MYQQTNTYQESKPRYEILDGLRGVAALGVVMFHMMECYPSEISRWVMPHGFMSVDFFFALSGLVLGYAYDDRWDKMTTWGFFKRRLTRLQPMAIMGVLIGICFFYYSGGPTFNAVDSAPWYMLMLEALLLICMIPLPKSMDIRGWGELTSINGPIWTLIYEYVANVLYAFFLRRVNKVQLGIIVAFCALLSADLCLQLNLWGNLVDKGYQYTINGGFIFDPEHVYRAMVRLMFPFTMGLLLSRINRFISIKGGFWAASLLIITMVSTPMLTDISPLYEGIYELCAILLLFPLILSIGAGSRLQGRRATRICTVVGQLSFPLYITHYPIMYMHMSWAENHMDSPVSTHVFVGITTFIMCLGVAWACLKLYDEPVRNWLGKHWLKR; encoded by the coding sequence ATGTATCAGCAAACCAATACCTATCAGGAATCCAAACCACGTTACGAGATTCTGGACGGACTCAGAGGCGTTGCGGCTCTGGGTGTTGTGATGTTTCACATGATGGAGTGTTATCCCTCTGAGATCTCTCGTTGGGTGATGCCCCACGGCTTCATGTCGGTGGATTTCTTTTTTGCGCTCAGTGGCCTTGTGCTCGGTTATGCCTACGATGACCGTTGGGACAAGATGACCACCTGGGGCTTCTTCAAGCGCCGCCTCACCCGTCTGCAGCCTATGGCCATCATGGGTGTGCTCATTGGCATCTGCTTCTTCTATTATTCGGGTGGTCCCACCTTCAATGCAGTTGATTCTGCCCCCTGGTATATGTTGATGCTCGAGGCATTGCTTCTCATCTGCATGATTCCGCTGCCCAAGTCGATGGACATCCGTGGTTGGGGCGAGCTCACCAGTATCAATGGTCCTATTTGGACCCTTATTTACGAATATGTAGCCAATGTCCTCTATGCCTTCTTCTTGCGTCGCGTAAATAAGGTGCAGCTGGGTATCATCGTGGCCTTCTGTGCCCTACTATCGGCCGATCTGTGCTTGCAACTCAATCTGTGGGGCAATCTGGTGGACAAAGGTTACCAATACACCATCAATGGCGGCTTCATCTTCGATCCTGAGCACGTCTATCGTGCCATGGTGCGCCTTATGTTCCCATTCACCATGGGGCTGCTGCTCTCGCGCATCAATCGTTTTATCTCTATCAAAGGTGGCTTCTGGGCCGCATCGCTCCTTATCATTACCATGGTTTCTACTCCTATGCTCACCGACATCAGCCCACTTTACGAGGGTATCTACGAGCTCTGTGCCATCCTGCTGCTCTTTCCCCTCATCCTCTCTATTGGCGCTGGCAGCCGCCTGCAGGGGCGTCGTGCCACCCGTATCTGCACTGTCGTCGGACAGCTCTCCTTCCCCCTCTACATCACCCATTATCCCATTATGTACATGCACATGAGCTGGGCCGAGAATCACATGGATTCGCCTGTCAGCACCCATGTTTTCGTCGGTATCACCACTTTCATTATGTGCTTGGGCGTAGCATGGGCATGTTTGAAGCTCTATGACGAGCCGGTACGCAACTGGCTGGGGAAACATTGGCTGAAGCGATAA
- a CDS encoding helix-turn-helix transcriptional regulator — MDNDFKKINNMYMSQPFAEDEGEASQIAECRSLARVYAFTENAIVSMGDNKLNCSYCYFGGLADELGLTVEERQDIIPSLYEDFIFNRADADDLVQRHADELAFVHLLKPIPIARRRDFYLSDYMRLRDKEGNYRVVEHRIFPMEASSNGSFRLMACVYTLAREEQHQAKIINTRTGERRVLTNQDYAHVLSTRECEVLRLIDQGKLSKEIADLLSISINTVNRHRQNILEKLNVDHAIEACRVARAMGLL; from the coding sequence ATGGACAATGATTTCAAAAAGATCAACAATATGTATATGTCTCAGCCCTTCGCTGAGGATGAGGGCGAAGCCAGCCAGATAGCCGAGTGCCGATCGCTGGCCCGCGTGTATGCGTTCACCGAGAATGCTATTGTCTCGATGGGTGACAACAAGCTCAATTGCAGTTACTGCTATTTCGGTGGGCTGGCCGACGAACTCGGTTTGACCGTCGAAGAGCGCCAGGATATAATTCCTTCGCTCTACGAAGACTTCATTTTCAATCGAGCTGATGCCGACGATTTAGTTCAGCGTCATGCCGACGAACTCGCTTTTGTCCATCTGCTCAAGCCAATACCCATCGCCCGTCGTCGCGATTTCTACCTCAGCGACTATATGCGACTGCGTGACAAGGAGGGCAACTACCGTGTCGTCGAACACCGTATTTTCCCGATGGAAGCCTCGTCGAACGGAAGTTTCCGCCTCATGGCATGTGTCTATACTTTGGCCCGAGAGGAGCAGCATCAGGCCAAAATAATCAATACCCGCACAGGTGAGAGACGTGTGCTGACGAATCAGGATTACGCTCATGTGCTCTCTACCCGTGAGTGCGAAGTGCTCCGACTCATCGACCAGGGCAAGCTCTCGAAGGAGATTGCCGACCTCTTGTCCATCAGCATCAACACTGTGAATCGTCATCGCCAGAACATACTGGAGAAACTCAACGTGGATCATGCCATCGAGGCTTGTCGTGTGGCTCGAGCCATGGGGCTGCTCTGA
- a CDS encoding aminotransferase class V-fold PLP-dependent enzyme, which produces MENLIHGASQEKGIRPGTENVPYIVGLGKACELAQQNLSANSIHLSTLRDKLLHGLQQKLGTTVKINANLNNCLPNTLSVAFDTDDEHVLDALINKSETFKHYINFDRLVLAKAA; this is translated from the coding sequence ATTGAAAATTTAATACATGGAGCAAGTCAGGAAAAGGGAATTCGTCCGGGAACAGAAAATGTTCCCTACATTGTTGGGCTTGGAAAAGCGTGTGAATTAGCACAGCAAAACCTTTCAGCGAACAGCATTCACCTTTCAACCCTTCGTGATAAACTCCTACATGGTTTACAGCAAAAATTGGGAACGACAGTAAAAATCAACGCCAACCTAAACAATTGTTTGCCAAATACCCTAAGTGTGGCTTTTGATACAGACGACGAACACGTTCTTGATGCATTGATTAACAAAAGCGAGACGTTCAAACATTATATCAACTTTGATAGACTAGTATTAGCAAAGGCGGCCTAA
- a CDS encoding helix-turn-helix domain-containing protein, protein MYELMQTDIQEGSTASDDLEVISILIKEYELVYHPIPSPNPLEAIKFRLDQMGISEKELGDILGYRSRKSEILSGKRKLSLAMIRKLNEVLHISALVLIQAY, encoded by the coding sequence GTGTACGAACTAATGCAAACTGATATACAGGAAGGGTCAACTGCCTCCGACGACTTAGAGGTGATTAGTATTCTTATTAAAGAATATGAGTTAGTGTATCATCCCATACCGTCTCCAAATCCGTTAGAGGCCATTAAATTCAGACTGGATCAAATGGGGATTTCTGAAAAAGAGTTGGGCGATATTTTGGGGTACCGCTCCCGCAAATCTGAGATTCTTTCCGGAAAGAGAAAATTGAGCTTAGCCATGATTAGAAAATTGAACGAAGTTTTACATATCTCTGCACTGGTTTTAATACAAGCTTACTAA
- a CDS encoding type II toxin-antitoxin system VapC family toxin, whose translation MTGNNLLDTNIVIELFKGDVAITAFLESLEDDINIPFAVLGELYLGAYRSANPNKHIKQINAFLKRCNVLIADKETANHYAQIKTALLQKGKPIPENDIWIAAVAQQYDLKLHTKDKHFKEIDLLNLQSW comes from the coding sequence ATGACTGGAAATAATCTGCTGGACACTAATATCGTTATCGAATTATTTAAAGGCGATGTTGCTATCACAGCGTTTCTTGAAAGCCTGGAAGACGATATAAATATTCCCTTTGCTGTATTAGGAGAACTCTACCTGGGTGCCTACCGATCTGCCAACCCAAACAAACACATCAAACAGATCAATGCTTTTCTCAAAAGATGCAATGTATTGATCGCCGACAAAGAAACTGCCAATCATTATGCACAGATCAAAACAGCCTTGTTGCAAAAAGGCAAACCGATACCTGAAAACGATATATGGATAGCGGCAGTTGCCCAACAATACGATCTTAAACTGCACACAAAGGATAAGCACTTCAAAGAAATCGATCTTCTGAACTTACAGAGCTGGTAA
- a CDS encoding helix-turn-helix domain-containing protein: MKKRKNRINRISIFLDEVGLDQLELAKLLKVTNDTVSRWCRNATQPSLKSLSKIAELGHIDIRALLEPTEWDDNPSPIEIYLENKAKKELEDKKLAKQQIKKSK; the protein is encoded by the coding sequence ATGAAAAAGAGGAAAAACAGGATTAATCGAATAAGTATATTTTTAGATGAGGTGGGCCTTGATCAATTAGAATTAGCTAAACTTTTAAAAGTCACAAACGACACCGTTTCACGTTGGTGTAGAAACGCTACTCAACCCTCCCTAAAAAGCCTATCAAAAATTGCTGAATTGGGCCATATAGACATTCGTGCATTATTAGAGCCGACCGAATGGGATGATAATCCATCACCTATCGAGATATATTTGGAAAACAAAGCAAAAAAGGAGTTAGAGGATAAAAAGTTAGCGAAGCAACAAATCAAAAAAAGCAAATAA
- a CDS encoding TlpA family protein disulfide reductase gives MKKITIYIVLAALCLNFNVLAQDKTPNIAALKIGDKVPDITINNIINYKDNGGKSTTTAKISDFKGKLLILDFWATWCSSCIVNFPKIEDLEKEFGSKLQILAVTNQNRNTINKFFASEAGHKYHITSAVNDTLLAKLFPHRLIPHCVWISQDGHVIAITSAEDVNKVNLTKAISNIESHLTVKKDLEESRPLFLSENYPFDSKLIYYSIFSKGAYSGLGSGTQFRKSNGIVYGRAFTNEVLINIYLAAARGLFEQLKDSYNSKRLLLNVADTTKVLLTKGEYGIFKTDNQYNFDLIVPIAQTDSLYTRMLRDLNRYTDYFGRIEKRDVQCLVLKRTSGVDKLKSKGGKNENTLFFKKPAHLTNFPINYLIKRLNAETSISMPVIDETNYHQMIDIQLSGSLDLDSLRADLKRYDLDLVKERRSLNMFILSDKPSLSADIKARP, from the coding sequence ATGAAAAAAATAACGATTTACATCGTCTTGGCCGCGCTTTGTTTAAATTTTAACGTACTGGCCCAAGACAAAACACCCAATATAGCCGCCTTAAAAATAGGCGACAAAGTACCTGATATTACCATTAACAATATTATCAACTACAAAGACAACGGAGGCAAATCTACTACTACCGCCAAAATATCTGATTTCAAAGGCAAACTACTCATACTCGACTTTTGGGCTACATGGTGCAGTTCCTGCATTGTAAACTTCCCTAAAATTGAAGACCTGGAAAAGGAGTTTGGGTCGAAACTGCAAATCCTTGCAGTAACCAATCAGAATAGAAATACTATCAATAAGTTCTTTGCATCAGAAGCAGGGCATAAATATCATATTACTTCTGCTGTCAACGATACTTTGTTGGCTAAGCTTTTTCCGCACCGTCTTATTCCTCATTGTGTCTGGATCAGTCAAGACGGCCATGTTATTGCAATTACTTCTGCCGAGGATGTAAATAAGGTAAATCTTACTAAAGCGATTTCAAATATAGAAAGCCATCTTACCGTTAAGAAGGACTTAGAGGAAAGCCGTCCCTTATTCCTATCAGAAAACTATCCGTTCGATAGCAAATTAATTTACTATTCCATATTCTCCAAAGGTGCCTACAGCGGCTTGGGAAGTGGAACACAATTTCGGAAAAGCAATGGTATTGTATACGGAAGAGCATTTACCAATGAGGTTTTGATCAATATTTATCTGGCTGCAGCCAGGGGATTATTTGAACAGCTAAAGGATAGCTATAATAGTAAGCGGTTACTATTAAATGTTGCTGATACCACTAAGGTTTTATTGACAAAAGGTGAGTATGGTATATTCAAAACAGATAACCAATATAATTTCGACCTGATCGTCCCCATTGCACAGACAGACTCATTATATACCCGAATGTTGCGTGACCTGAATCGCTATACTGATTACTTTGGGCGCATAGAGAAGAGGGATGTACAATGTCTGGTACTCAAAAGAACCAGTGGTGTTGATAAACTAAAATCGAAAGGCGGTAAAAATGAAAATACCTTATTTTTCAAAAAACCTGCTCATCTAACCAATTTTCCGATTAACTACCTTATAAAAAGGCTCAACGCTGAAACCAGCATATCGATGCCGGTTATTGATGAAACCAATTATCATCAGATGATAGATATTCAACTATCAGGTTCGCTTGATCTGGATAGCTTGAGAGCAGATTTGAAAAGGTATGATCTCGATTTAGTTAAAGAACGACGCTCCTTAAACATGTTCATCCTTAGTGATAAGCCCTCGTTATCGGCAGATATCAAAGCACGGCCATAA